The segment GGTGACCGTGTGGATCTCGTTGCCGGCCGGGTTGGTCCAGGTCACGCTGCCGCCGGCCTTGACCGTCACCATCGCCGGCATGAAGCCCCAGCCGTGCGGGTCTCCCGGCGGCTGGTCGAGCGACACGGTGGCCGTCGCGGGCGCGGAAACTGCCACGGCCGTCGCCGGAGCGGGCGAGTGCGCGGCTGTTGCTGTCGGCGTAGCGACGGCTGTGGCGATCGAAGCGGTCGCCGGCGCCGACGCGGGTGTGGACGCGACCGCTTGTGGCGCTACGCTGGCCCCAACGGCTGCCGGCGCGGTTACGCTGGCGACGCCTTGCGTTCCCGCCGCCGGAGTGCTCTGGTTACTGCTGCAGGCGACCAGCCCGGCCGTGAGGCCCGCGAGCGCCAGCAGCCATCCCAACCTCTGCACGCTATCCCTCCACTGTGCGCTTCACGGCTTACAGATGGTTTCAAAACCGGCTCGATCGCCGTGTGCTGCGCGTGCACGACCACCCGGAACGCCGGTTTTAGAACCATGTCTTCGTCCTGCTGGTTAGTCGCCGGGGCGGCGGCTTTCCGTCGTGCCCGTGCCGGCCGGCAGCGGACCGGCGTCCTACCGCTGGTACGAGCCACTGCCGTGCAGCGGATGCACGTGCTGGTGGCCGGTGCGCCCGCCGCTTACGCTTGACGCCCTTCCGAATGGTCTGCTAGCGTCGATCCAGCAGTCGGAGGCAGCGAGGAACCGTGTCGCAAACCGCACGCGTAGCGATGCCAGGCGCCGGCGCCGTCCTTATCGCGGCGATGCGTGCGCCCGTGCGTCGGCGCGGAGGCGGTCGGGCGGCATAGAACGCCGCGGATCGGTCAACTCACAGACGCCACGGGCAGCAGGCCCGCGGCGTTTTCGTTTTGGTGCGGGTTCCTGCGCCGGGCTGGGGCAGGCACGCGGCGGGAGGCGTGGCGATGCAGACGATCGAGGTCGAGGCGCTGGAGAAGCGCTTCCGTGCCCGGCGTAAACAGCCGGGCCTCGGCGGCAGCGTGCGGGCGCTCTTCGCGCCGCAGTACAGCGAGGTGACCGCCGTCGATCGCCTCAGCTTCAGCATCGGTCGCGGTGAAATCGCCGGCTTTATCGGCCCGAACGGCGCCGGCAAGTCCACGACGCTGAAGATGCTCACCGGCATCCTGCATCCCAGCGGCGGCAGCGCCCGCGTGCTCGGCTTCGTGCCCTGGCGCGAGCGCAAACGGCTCACCTATCGGATCGCCTCGGTCTTCGGTCAGCGCTCGCAGCTTTGGTACCACCTGCCGCCGGCCGACAGCTTCAACCTGCTGGCACACGTCTACGAGCTGGAGCAGGGCGCGTACCGGGCGCGGCTGGCGCGGCTGGTGGAGCTGTTCGCGATTGCGCCCTACCTGCACGTGCCGGTGCGGCGGCTGAGCCTGGGCGAACGCATGCGCTGCGAAATCGCCGCGGCGCTGCTGCACCGGCCCGAGCTGCTGCTGCTGGACGAGCCGACGATCGGCCTCGACGTCGTCGCCAAGGGCCAGATCCGTGCCTTCGTGCGGCAGCTTGCCGAGGAGGAGCAGGTCACGGTACTGCTCACCTCGCACGACGCGGGCGACATCGAGCAGGTCTGCCGCCGTGTGCTGGTAATCAACCACGGCACGCTGATCTTCGACGACGCGCTGGAGCGGCTGAAGCGCGGCTTCCTGCGCCACAAGGTGATCGATCTGAAGTTGGCCGAGCCGGGTGAACCGCAACCGGAGCCGGGCCTGCGCGTGCTCAGCGCCGATCCGTACCGGCTGCGGCTGGAGGTGGACAGCGACCGGCAGCCGATGGAGCGGGTGATCGCCGGCCTCGTCGGCCGTTACCGCATCGCCGACCTGACCGTGGAGGAGCCGCCGCTGGACGAAGTGATCGCGGCGATCTACGCCGCGGGCCGCCCGGTACTCACCGCGCCGCAAGGCTGAAGCCGGACCCGCGCGCAGCGGAAATTGGAGAGATGAGAGTGGACGGCGAGCTGCTCGCTACCCGTTCCGGCTTCCTCCCCTATGCCCTACGCTCCACGCCCTGCGGCCTCGCCCTGGAGCGACCAGGGGCTGGTCTTCGTGATGCGGACCGAAACCAACTCGCCGATCGCCGCCGCGCCGTCGAAATGGACGAGCTTGTTGGTGCGGCTGCGGCCGGAGCGGCGGCCCTCGCGGATCTCTTCGACCAGCACGTCCTGCACGCTGCCCAGCAGCCGCGCGTTGATCTCCGTGGCGATCCGTTCCTGCGCGTGCTCAACCGCCTGCAGGCGGCGCTTCTTTTCGTCGGCCGGCACATCGTCGGGCAGGCGGCGCCAGGCGATCGTGCCCGGCCGCGGCGAATAGGTGGCGACGTGGACCTTGTCGAAACGCAGCTCTTCGAGCAGCGCCAGCGAGTGCGCGAACTGCTCCTCCGTCTCGCCGGGGAAGCCGACGATCAGGTCGGTGGTGATGCTCGCGCCCGGCATCAGCTCGCGCACGCGCCGTACTTTGGCGCGGTACTCGCCCAGCGCGTAGCCGCGGCGCATGGCGCCGAGCACGCCGTCGTCGCCGCTCTGCACGGGCAGGCTGAACGACTCGCACACCTTCGGCAGCTCGGCCACGGCCTGCATGATGCGTTCGGTCATGTCACGCGGATACGAGGTGAGAAAGCGGATGCGCTCGAGTCCGGGCAGATCGTGGATCAGGCGCATCAGGTCGCCGAGATCGGGTTGATCGGGCAGGTCGTAGCCGTAGGCTTCGACCGTCTGGCCGAGCAGCGTCACCTCGCGCACGCCGCTGCGCACCAGCGTCGCGACCTCGTGCTGGATTTCGGCGGGCGGGCGGCTGCGCTCGCGGCCGCGGCGGTAGGGCACGATGCAGTAGGTGCAAAACTTGTTGCAGCCCTCGATCACCGGCACAAACGCCGTCGGACCGCCCGTCTGGCCCACGGCTTCCGGCCAGAACTCGCCGCCGAGGTCGTCGGTGTCAACGCCGAGGCCGTGCAGCACGTCGTCGAACGCCTGCGGCTGGGCGAAGATGTCGACGAAGGGGAAGCGGTGCTCGAGATCGGCGGTGCGCGGGCCGATCATGCAGCCCATCATCACGATCTTCAGCTCGCCGTGCCGCTGCTGCTTCAACCGCTTGAGCGTCGCCAGCTTGTTCACGGCGCGCTCTTCGGCGCCCTCGCGCACGGCGCAGGTGTTGACGACCACGACATCGGCCTCTTCCGGCCTCGCCACCGCGGCATAGCCGACGCGGTCGAGGCCGGCGCCCAGCCGCGCGGAGTCGGCCTGGTTCACCTGGCAGCCGACGGTCCAGATGTGGTACCTGAGCATGGCCGTGGTCCTCGATCGGCGCCGAGCGAGCCGAGGCGCTAATCCTACACTGTCTTCGCCGCTTCGGCCCTCTCGGCCCTCAATGAAAAGACCCCTGCGTGCAGGGGCCGGCTCTGCGTGGCGGAGGGGGAGGGATTCGAACCCTCGATCCCGAAGGATAACGGTTTAGCAAACCGCCGCACTAGGCCACTATGCGACCCCCCCCGAAAACGCGAGCCTGGGCGAGCTTGCGCGAGGTTGATACCCCCGGCAACCGCCGCCCCGTCGCGTTGACGGTCTGACCACTGGCGAGTCTATCAGACCCGCCACCGCGTGGGAAGCCGCCACGCTCAAGCCTTCGCCGTCGAGCAACGGCGCCTGACGGGACGCGACAATCGGGGGCTGCGCGCTACGCGTCGTCGGGGAGCGGCAGCAGCGCCTGGATCGGCGGCAGGCCAGATGCCTGCACCTGCCAGTGCTCGCCGCGGTCGTCGCTGCGATACACCGTGTCCGCGACCGCGGCGTACACCCGCTCCTCGCCCTCCGCCACCAGCGCCCCCACCATCCGCGCGAACGGCGCCGGCAGGCCCTGCTCCAGCCGCTGCCAGTGCGTGCCGCCGTCCTCACTGCGGTAGAGCACCACGTTGGCGCCGTTGCGCCAACCCGGCGGCGGCGTGGCCGCTGCGGCGGTGTACACCCGCTCGGGGGCGGCGGCACTTGCGGCAAACGTCACCGTATAGCCCCGGTCCAGACCGTCGTCGTAGTGCTGCCAGCGGTCGCCGCCGTCATCGCTGCGGTAGAAGCCGCCGCCCGTCGTGGCGTAGAGGCGCGCCGTGGGCGTGGGCGTCACCGTGTGCACGTCCCAGTACAGCCCCTCGTTCAGGCTGAGCCAGCTGCGGCCGCCGTCGGGGCTGCGGAAGACGCCGCCCTCTTCGACACCGATGTAGATCCCGCCGGTCACTGCGGGGTCCGGCGCGATCGAGCGGATATGGGGAATGTGCGGCGGCGGCGGAAAGGTCCAGGTCTCGTAGCCGGGGATCTGCCGCACGGATTCGCAGGCCAGCCAGGTCACGCCGCCGTCGTCGCTGCGGTAAAGCATGGCGGGCGAAACGCCCAGGTAGAACCGGCCCGGCAGCCGCGGGTCGGCGGCGAAGGCCCAGACCTCCTCCTCCACGCTGCGCGGGTTGAGGCAGTCCCACTCGCCCTCCGCGCCGCGCCGCCAAACGGCGTTCTCCGCCGCAAGCGCGCAGACCGCCCGCGCGCCGCGCGCGAGGAAACGCGGCGCGGGCACCGTTCCCTCCGTTGTCGAGCGGTTCTCGGTCAAACAGAAGATGCCATCGGCGGTGCCGGCAAGCAGGCGCGCCATTGGTTCCCTCCTCCAGACACGGCGGGGTGGCCGCGGGGACACGTCCATTCTACGCCCGCGGCGGAAGCACGGCAGCGCGTCCCGGTGATCGCATTGGCCCCGCGCCGGTGGCCAGAACTCCGCCGCGGTGGTACCGTGCGAGCGCGGGCGTATGAGCGCGTCCACTCGCTTGCAACAGCGCGGCGACAGGGCGATACCGGAGGTGCAACATGGCGGAGACGGAAGGCAAGGCTCAGGTAGAGATCGCGTACTGCGTCACCTGACAGCTCTTCCCCACGGCCGCCTGGATGGCGACCGAGCTGTATGCGGCCTTTGGCAACGACCTTGCCCTGACCCTCACGCCCGCGGGCGGGGGCCGTTTCGAGGTCTACCTGAACGGTAAGAAGATCTGGGACCGCAAAGAGGCGCCGGGCCGGCCCTACCCCAGCCTGGCCGTGGTGCACGACCTGCACGACGTCGTCGCCGAGGCGATCGCGGCGGCCGAGGTGCCTGCCCGCTGAGCCCGTGCGGCAAACGGTCGTCCTTCGCCGGCGCCCCACGGTCATGGCCTTCGCGCCTTCGCGCCTTCGCGCATGAAGCCTGGCCGCGGCTCAGCGCAGCAGCACCCGCGGCGTGCCCGGCTCCGCCGCGATTACAGCGCCCACCAGCCAGGCGCCGGGCAGGGCGCGCAGCAGCGGCTCGCACTGCTCGGGCGCGGCAGCGATCACCATGCCGACGCCCATGTTGAAGGTGCGGAACATCTCCATCTCCGGCACGTCGCCCGTGCGTTGGATGAAGCGGAAGAGCGTCGGCACGTCCCACGAGGAGCGCTCGAACTCGGCCGCCACGCCCTCGGGCAGGATGCGCGGCACATTCTCGTACAGCCCGCCGCCGGTGATGTGCGCCAGCGCCGTGATGCGCGGCAGGAGCGGCTGTAGCTCGTGCAGGTAGCCTCGGTGCGGCACCATCAGTGCCGCGCCGAGGCTGGTGTCCGTGCCCGGCACGATCTGCGCCAGCACCTCGCGATCGTGCTGCTCCGTCTCGGCGCCGCCCTGCGCGATCTGGAAGATCCGCCGTACCAGCGAGTAGCCGTTGGTGTGCAGGCCGTTCGACGGCAGCGCCAGCAGCGCGTCGCCGGGGCGGATGCGCGAGCCGTCCAGCAGGGCCTCGCGCTCGCAGACGCCGACGATGAAGCCGGCGATGTCGAAGTCGCCGCGCTCGTAGACGCCGGGCATGTCGGCCGTTTCGCCGCCGATCAGCGAGCAGCCGGCCTCACGGCAGGCCTCGGCCATGCCCTCGACGATCGCTACTTTCTGGTCTTCGCTCAGGCCGTTGTTGGCAAGGTAGTCGAGGAAGAAGAGCGGCGCGGCGCCGGCGGTGAAGATATCGTTGACGCAGTGGTTGACCAGGTCGCGGCCGACCGTGTCGTAGCGGTCCAGCACGCGCGCCAGCTTGACCTTGGTGCCCACGCCGTCGGTGCTGGAGACGAGCACCGGCTCGCGGTACGCGCCCAGCTTCCACAGCGCGGCGAACGGCCCGATGCCGGCCAGGACTTCGGGCCGCGCCGTGCCCGCCGCCAGCCGCTTCATACGCTCGACGGCGCGGTTGGTCGCGTCGATATCCACGCCCGCCGCGGCGTAGGCGTCAGTCACGGCCAGCAGCCGTGCGGATGACAGGTGACAATGGAGTCAGCAGCCGACGGCCCGGCCAGGCTCAGCGCTAACCGCCCCATCTGTACCCTGAAACCAGTCACCGTAACCCCTCACCGTACCCCGTCGTGCGGGTGGTCGGCGTCGCCGGCGGCGACGAGCGCGGGCTGGCGGTAGTCTGTGCCTTCCAGCGTGAGCTTGTCGAACTCGAGCTGCACGGGCACCGGGTAGTGGCCGGTGAAGCAGGCGAGGCAGAAGCTCTCGCGCGGCATGCCCGTGGCGTGGATCAGGCCGTCCAGGCTCAGATAGCCGAGGCTGTCGGCGCCGCTCACGCGCTCGATCTCCTCGACGGAAATGCGCGCCGCCAAAAGCTCCTTACGTGTGGCCATGTCCACGCCGAAGTGGCAGGGATGGCGGATCGGCGGGGCGCAGATGCGGAGGTGGATCTCGCGGGCGCCGGCGTCGCGGATCATCTTCACCACGCGCGGCGTGGTCGTGCCGCGCACGATCGAGTCGTCCACCACCACCACGCGCTGGCCCTCCAGCACTTCGCGCACCGGGTTGAACTTCAGGTGCACGCCCGTCTCGCGCAGCCGCTGGTCGGGCTGGATGAAGGTGCGGCCCACGTAGCGGTTCTTCATCAGCCCCTCGGCGAAGGGGATGCCGGAGGCACGGGCATAGCCCACGGCGGCGGCCGTGGCCGAGTCGGGCACGCCGATCACGATATCGGCGTCCACCGGGTACTCGTTCGCCAGCTCGGCGCCCATCGCCATGCGCATCGGGTAGATGCGGCGGTCGCGGATGATGCTGTCGGGCCGCGAGAAATAGATGTACTCGAAGACGCAGAAGGCGTCCTGCTTCGACTCCACCGCCTGCTCGGCGTGCATCCCGTCGGCGTCGAGGATCACAACCTCGCCCGGCTCGACCTCGCGCACGTACTCGGCGCCCAGGTGATCGAGGGCGCAGGTTTCCGAGGCGATGCACCAGCCGCCGCCCAGCCGGCCGATGCAGAGCGGGCGGTTGCCCATCGGGTCGCGCACGCCGATCACTTTGTCCGGCGTGAGAATCGTGAGGCAGTAGGCGCCCTCGATGCGGCGCATGACGTGGCGCAGCCGCTCCACCCAGGTGAAGCCGGGCGCCATGCTCAGCATGCGGGCGATCAGCTCCGAGTCGGTGGAGGTGGTCAGCTCGTGCCCTTGCTCTTCGAGCTGGCGACGCAAAATCGGCGCGTTGACGAGGTTGCCGTTGTGCGCCAGGGCGATCTCCCCGCGTTGGCCGATGGTGTGGATCGGCTGGGCGTTGGCGATGCGGCTGGAGCCGGTGGTCGAGTAGCGCGTGTGGCCGATGCCCAGGTGGCCGGGCAGGTGCGCCAGGTCTTCCTCTTCGAAGACCTGCGCCACGAGGCCCATGCCCGTGCGCACGTGCAGGCTGCCCTTGTCCGCCGTGGCGATGCCGGCGCTCTCCTGCCCGCGGTGTTGCAGGGCGAAGAGGCCGTAAAAGGTGAGGCGGGCGACCTGCTCTTCCGGCAGATAGACGCCGAAGACACCGCAGGCCTCTTTGAGCTCGTCGGTTGCCGCCGCCGGGGCGAGCGCCAGGTCGGCCGGCAGTGGCCGCGAGCCAAGCGCGGGCATAGCCGGCAAGGTGCGCACCGCGGCGCCGGCAGAGGACCGATCGACGGGCGTGCCATCATGCTGCTGCATCATCAGCCTGCCTGCGGGTACACGCCAGTACGGTGGAAACGGTGCGCGGGAACGCGGGCAACGGCCATTCGCTCAAGTTCGTCTCTGCTTCCGCAGCGAGAGGGGACGCGTCCCTGCGGCGAACTGACACCTTTATGGTACGGCCCGCCCCGCCGAAGGGTCAAACCCGCCGCACGACGTAACAACGCGCCGCGGCGACCCGCGCCTCGCCCGTGCTCGGTGAACGCACGCAACAACGAACCGCGCAGCGCCGCACCCGGCGGCTTGACAGCCCGCGCGCGATGGCCCATCGTTCAAACAGATGTTTAAGTCTCAACGGGATGGAGATGCCGATGCCCGCGACCGCATCCTGCGCGCCGCCGCGGAGGAGATCGCGGCCAGCGGCTGGGGCGGCGTGCGCATCCGCGCCGTGGCCGAGCGCGCCGGGGTCAACGTCGCCATGCCGCACTACTACTTCGGCTCGCGCGAGGCGCTGCTCAAGGCCGCCACGCTGGCGCTGCTCGAGGCCGAGTTTCGCGAGCCGGGCGAGCTGCTGCTGCGCGCCCGCAGCCTGCAGGAGGCGGTGCAAGGGATGATCGGCTGGATCGGCCGCTACGACCCGGCCGCGCCGGCGCACCGAGTCTTCGGGGAGGCGTTGCTCGAAGTCGTGCGCGACGAAGCGCTGCGGGTGCAGCTCGGCCCGATCCTCGCCGGCTTCCGCGCACGGTTGACCGAGCTGGCAGCGTCCGGGTCCTTGCCGCCGGGCGCCGAGCCGGCCGGCGCGGCCGCAGTGCTCGCCGCCACGATGGACGGCCTGCTGCTGCACCGCGTCTCCGACCCGGCGACCGATCTGGCCGCGGCGGCACGGACGCTGGCGGCCCTGCTCGACGGGCGGCGGCCAGCGGGCGACGGGGGAGATACGCGATGACCGCGGCAACTGAGCCGGTGCTCGAAGCGCGCGATCTGCGCCGCACCTACGGACGCCACAAGGTGCTCAACGGCGTCAGCTTCGCCGTGCGGCCGGGCGAGCTGGTGGGCATCGTCGGCGAGAACGGCGCCGGCAAGTCGACGCTGCTCAAGATCCTGGCGGGCGAGCTGCGGCCGGACACCGGCGACGTGCTGCTGCGCGGCGGCGCCGGCTACTGTCCACAGTTGCCTGTCTTGAACGAGGCGCTGAGCGTGCAGCAGCACCTCGACTACTTTGCCGCCGCCTACGCGCTGCACGATCTTTCCTATGCCGACGCGCTGGTGCAGAAGCTGGCTTTTAGTCAGTACCGCGCCGCGCGCGTCGGCGCCCTGAGCGGCGGCACGCGGCAGAAGCTGAACCTGACGCTGGCGCTGATGCACCGCCCCGGCCTGCTGCTGCTCGATGAGCCCTATCAAGGCTTCGACTGGGAGACGTATTTGCGCTTCTGGGACCTGGCGCTCGACTGCCGTGCCCAGGGCGTGGCCGTGCTGGTGATCTCGCACCTGCTGTTCGAGCGCGAGCGCTTCGACCGCATCGCGCACCTGCGCGGCGGCCGCATCGAGGAGTACAGGCCATGAGGGCGAGCGCGCTGCGCGGTCTGCTGCCCGGTCACGCGGTGAGCGCCGCGGCGCCCGTGGAGGCAACGGCCGCCACGAGCGGGACACGCGTCGCCGGCCGCTACCGCAC is part of the Dehalococcoidia bacterium genome and harbors:
- a CDS encoding plastocyanin/azurin family copper-binding protein, giving the protein MAVSAPATATVSLDQPPGDPHGWGFMPAMVTVKAGGSVTWTNPAGNEIHTVTADDGSSFDSGVLNAGDHFSHSFAAAGSVPYHCSLHPWMKGVVQVVP
- a CDS encoding ATP-binding cassette domain-containing protein; its protein translation is MQTIEVEALEKRFRARRKQPGLGGSVRALFAPQYSEVTAVDRLSFSIGRGEIAGFIGPNGAGKSTTLKMLTGILHPSGGSARVLGFVPWRERKRLTYRIASVFGQRSQLWYHLPPADSFNLLAHVYELEQGAYRARLARLVELFAIAPYLHVPVRRLSLGERMRCEIAAALLHRPELLLLDEPTIGLDVVAKGQIRAFVRQLAEEEQVTVLLTSHDAGDIEQVCRRVLVINHGTLIFDDALERLKRGFLRHKVIDLKLAEPGEPQPEPGLRVLSADPYRLRLEVDSDRQPMERVIAGLVGRYRIADLTVEEPPLDEVIAAIYAAGRPVLTAPQG
- the miaB gene encoding tRNA (N6-isopentenyl adenosine(37)-C2)-methylthiotransferase MiaB is translated as MLRYHIWTVGCQVNQADSARLGAGLDRVGYAAVARPEEADVVVVNTCAVREGAEERAVNKLATLKRLKQQRHGELKIVMMGCMIGPRTADLEHRFPFVDIFAQPQAFDDVLHGLGVDTDDLGGEFWPEAVGQTGGPTAFVPVIEGCNKFCTYCIVPYRRGRERSRPPAEIQHEVATLVRSGVREVTLLGQTVEAYGYDLPDQPDLGDLMRLIHDLPGLERIRFLTSYPRDMTERIMQAVAELPKVCESFSLPVQSGDDGVLGAMRRGYALGEYRAKVRRVRELMPGASITTDLIVGFPGETEEQFAHSLALLEELRFDKVHVATYSPRPGTIAWRRLPDDVPADEKKRRLQAVEHAQERIATEINARLLGSVQDVLVEEIREGRRSGRSRTNKLVHFDGAAAIGELVSVRITKTSPWSLQGEAAGRGA
- a CDS encoding exo-alpha-sialidase — translated: MARLLAGTADGIFCLTENRSTTEGTVPAPRFLARGARAVCALAAENAVWRRGAEGEWDCLNPRSVEEEVWAFAADPRLPGRFYLGVSPAMLYRSDDGGVTWLACESVRQIPGYETWTFPPPPHIPHIRSIAPDPAVTGGIYIGVEEGGVFRSPDGGRSWLSLNEGLYWDVHTVTPTPTARLYATTGGGFYRSDDGGDRWQHYDDGLDRGYTVTFAASAAAPERVYTAAAATPPPGWRNGANVVLYRSEDGGTHWQRLEQGLPAPFARMVGALVAEGEERVYAAVADTVYRSDDRGEHWQVQASGLPPIQALLPLPDDA
- the purM gene encoding phosphoribosylformylglycinamidine cyclo-ligase, with the protein product MTDAYAAAGVDIDATNRAVERMKRLAAGTARPEVLAGIGPFAALWKLGAYREPVLVSSTDGVGTKVKLARVLDRYDTVGRDLVNHCVNDIFTAGAAPLFFLDYLANNGLSEDQKVAIVEGMAEACREAGCSLIGGETADMPGVYERGDFDIAGFIVGVCEREALLDGSRIRPGDALLALPSNGLHTNGYSLVRRIFQIAQGGAETEQHDREVLAQIVPGTDTSLGAALMVPHRGYLHELQPLLPRITALAHITGGGLYENVPRILPEGVAAEFERSSWDVPTLFRFIQRTGDVPEMEMFRTFNMGVGMVIAAAPEQCEPLLRALPGAWLVGAVIAAEPGTPRVLLR
- the purF gene encoding amidophosphoribosyltransferase → MQQHDGTPVDRSSAGAAVRTLPAMPALGSRPLPADLALAPAAATDELKEACGVFGVYLPEEQVARLTFYGLFALQHRGQESAGIATADKGSLHVRTGMGLVAQVFEEEDLAHLPGHLGIGHTRYSTTGSSRIANAQPIHTIGQRGEIALAHNGNLVNAPILRRQLEEQGHELTTSTDSELIARMLSMAPGFTWVERLRHVMRRIEGAYCLTILTPDKVIGVRDPMGNRPLCIGRLGGGWCIASETCALDHLGAEYVREVEPGEVVILDADGMHAEQAVESKQDAFCVFEYIYFSRPDSIIRDRRIYPMRMAMGAELANEYPVDADIVIGVPDSATAAAVGYARASGIPFAEGLMKNRYVGRTFIQPDQRLRETGVHLKFNPVREVLEGQRVVVVDDSIVRGTTTPRVVKMIRDAGAREIHLRICAPPIRHPCHFGVDMATRKELLAARISVEEIERVSGADSLGYLSLDGLIHATGMPRESFCLACFTGHYPVPVQLEFDKLTLEGTDYRQPALVAAGDADHPHDGVR
- a CDS encoding TetR family transcriptional regulator, with product MFKSQRDGDADARDRILRAAAEEIAASGWGGVRIRAVAERAGVNVAMPHYYFGSREALLKAATLALLEAEFREPGELLLRARSLQEAVQGMIGWIGRYDPAAPAHRVFGEALLEVVRDEALRVQLGPILAGFRARLTELAASGSLPPGAEPAGAAAVLAATMDGLLLHRVSDPATDLAAAARTLAALLDGRRPAGDGGDTR
- a CDS encoding ABC transporter ATP-binding protein, translating into MTAATEPVLEARDLRRTYGRHKVLNGVSFAVRPGELVGIVGENGAGKSTLLKILAGELRPDTGDVLLRGGAGYCPQLPVLNEALSVQQHLDYFAAAYALHDLSYADALVQKLAFSQYRAARVGALSGGTRQKLNLTLALMHRPGLLLLDEPYQGFDWETYLRFWDLALDCRAQGVAVLVISHLLFERERFDRIAHLRGGRIEEYRP